From the genome of Bacillus sp. V2I10:
TCAGATTTTAAAACCGTTACAGGTGGGATAAAACGTAAGACATTCTTATCCGATCCACAAGGTAATAGAATAAGTCCATTTTCTAATGCATATTGCCTCATGTCAGTCACTTTTTGGGGATCCGGCTTACCTTTATGATCAATAAATTCCACCCCAATCATTAAACCTAGCCCCCTTACATCACCAATACCATTAAACTCATTTTTCAATTCTAGTAATTTTTGTTTAAAGTAGTTTCCCATTTTTTCAGCGTTTTCAATACCTTCTCGTTTTAATATTTTTATAGAAGCAATTGCTGCTGAACATGAAACTGGATTCCCACCGTATGTCCCACCATGTGTTCCAGCTTCCCACTTCTCCATGATTTCACGCTTAGCAACTAGGGCACTTAATGGAAAACCAGATGCAATTCCCTTACCTAAAGTTAGGATATCGGGCTCGACCCCAAAGTGCTCATAAGCAAACATCTTACCTGTTCTGCCAAAACCGGTCTGTACTTCATCAAAAATTAGCAGAATGCCAAATTGATCACAAATCGCTCTTATTTGTTTCAAAAATCCCTTCGGAGGAACAATATATCCTCCTTCACCCTGGATTGGCTCAAGAATAATTGCAGCTACTTGAGAAGGATCTACCTGATATTGAAAAACGTCTTCCAAGCTTTGAATACACCTTCTCGTTTCTTCTTCTTCACTCAGACCTGTTCGAAAAGTATATGGATATTCGCATAAGTAAACACTTGGTAACAAACCTTCATAATCTTTTCTATATGCAGAACTTGAAAAAGTAATGGATGTTGTCGCTATTGTACGACCGTGGAATCCTCTTTTAAACGATATAATCGCAGGCCGTTTGGTTGCCTTTTTCGCTAATTTAATAGCTCCTTCATTAGCTTCTGCACCACTATTTGAGAAATACACCATTCGCTTAGATCCCGTAAGATCATTTAGTATCTCAGCTAATTCGATATAAGAAGGATAATAGGCAACATTATGACCAATATGAATCATCGAATCCAATTGTTCCTTTACCGCGTTAATTACCTCTGGATGGCAGTGCCCTACATTATTGACCCCTACTCCACTAGCAAAATCCAAATATTTCTTCCCGTTTTCGTCCACTACTGTAGAGTCGTATGCACTCGTAACTCCAATTGAAGTAGCTCTATTAGCTACGGGTGGCAATACTTTTAACGCTCTCTCTGATAAACTGCTGTTGTACTTCAAATGTCAACCTCTCCTTCCTATTTATAATCACGATTCCAAAGTTCAATATATTCCATTGCATTATGAATATTTTCATTCTTCTCTTCTTCCGTAAGCTCCTTAACCACTTTAGCTGGGATTCCAATAGCAAGGGCTCCTTCTGGAATTATCCTGCCTGGGGGTACAACTGCTCCAGCTCCTACTTGTGCTCCTTTTCTAACAACAGCACCATCCAGAACTATCGCTCCGATTCCAATCAATGCCCCATCTTCAATTTTGCAGGCATGCAGGATAGCGCCGTGTCCAACTGTTACCATTTTTCCTATGTGTAAAGGGAATTCTGGTGTAACATGTCCGATACAACCGTCTTGGATATTGCTTCCATCCCCTATTTCAATAAAATTATTATCATCTCCCCTTAATACGGCTTGCGGCCAGATGCTCACATCTTTTGCAATCCTTACATCCCCAATAATTTGAGCCGACTCATGTATAAAGGTTTCTGAATGGATGGATGGAACCTTTCCTCTTAAACCATGAATCATCCATACATCCCCCTTTCATTTTCGTAATTAACATTGGATTTAAATGTTTAACTCTTTATAAGATGAATCAGATTTCTCTAATCCTAACTCTCTTAAAATTTCCTCATTATGCTGCCCTAACAAAGGAGCTGCATTTTTTATTTGACCAGGATTCTTTGAAAGTTTGATAGGGATACCTAACGCCTTAATCTTTCCAGCAATAGGATGCTCTACCTCTTCAACCATTCTCCTAGAAATGGTATGTGAATCAGTTAATGATTCTGGATAAGAATTTATTGGGCCTGCAGGTATCCCTGCTTCTTCAAACTTCTCTAACCAATAACTTCTTGGGCGTTT
Proteins encoded in this window:
- a CDS encoding aspartate aminotransferase family protein, producing the protein MKYNSSLSERALKVLPPVANRATSIGVTSAYDSTVVDENGKKYLDFASGVGVNNVGHCHPEVINAVKEQLDSMIHIGHNVAYYPSYIELAEILNDLTGSKRMVYFSNSGAEANEGAIKLAKKATKRPAIISFKRGFHGRTIATTSITFSSSAYRKDYEGLLPSVYLCEYPYTFRTGLSEEEETRRCIQSLEDVFQYQVDPSQVAAIILEPIQGEGGYIVPPKGFLKQIRAICDQFGILLIFDEVQTGFGRTGKMFAYEHFGVEPDILTLGKGIASGFPLSALVAKREIMEKWEAGTHGGTYGGNPVSCSAAIASIKILKREGIENAEKMGNYFKQKLLELKNEFNGIGDVRGLGLMIGVEFIDHKGKPDPQKVTDMRQYALENGLILLPCGSDKNVLRFIPPVTVLKSELDQAFKILKEGLKKLDKKESGHAIH
- a CDS encoding gamma carbonic anhydrase family protein, with product MIHGLRGKVPSIHSETFIHESAQIIGDVRIAKDVSIWPQAVLRGDDNNFIEIGDGSNIQDGCIGHVTPEFPLHIGKMVTVGHGAILHACKIEDGALIGIGAIVLDGAVVRKGAQVGAGAVVPPGRIIPEGALAIGIPAKVVKELTEEEKNENIHNAMEYIELWNRDYK